DNA sequence from the Coffea eugenioides isolate CCC68of chromosome 9, Ceug_1.0, whole genome shotgun sequence genome:
TTACCTTGAAAGAACATCAGGATTGCTTTGCAAGCCATAGGTTCTGCCACCCCTGAGTTCAGTTTTTCAATGAGTTCCTCACACTTCCACAACAATTTTCGGCCCCTGTTATCCTCACTGCCGCGAAATATTCTCCGCACAAAGTCAAGCTCCCTTAACAAAGCATCCCTTTCCCAGCTTGGTGCACAATGCTGGAACACGTCTTTAACCCACCCTAACAATTCAGATGTCCTACTGCAAGCTCGGCAGCGGAAAAGCATCTCTGCTGAGCTTGCACCATTTTTTACACTAGGGCCCATACCTATCTGTCCATTGCGAATAGCACAATCAGTATGAGTCCAATGAGAGCACAGGTCACAGCCAATCCATCGACAAGTGTTCACCTCAAAGTCAAACTTGTTGCATATCACACACATGCAGAGGTTGCAGAACCCATTTCTTTTGGAGCACAGCTCGCATGTACAGTCCTCTGCAGGAAGAGCACTTCCACATGCTATATTTCGGCACCTCTTATACAAGAAAATGTCAATAAGAGAAGCCTGAGACAAACTGACACTTGGATGGAGAAATGCCTGAATTCCAGTCTTGATAGCAACTAAGATTTCTAACTGGATTCTATGTGCCACAATCAGTGTTTTATCAGTCAAATCACCTCTACTCTGAACCAGCTTCTGAAGAAACAGAAATTCCTCTCTGTGCTGAGAACCACCTAGCCCTTCAAGAAGTACACGAAGCTCGTTCTTGaatttttcaagaaactcaTCCGGAAGATGTTGCATCCTCTCTGCTATTACATCCACTCTTTCTCTGGCCAAATCACGAAGAGTCATGGTTTCGGAACTTGAGATATGTCGAACAACAGAATGTTCAGCAAAGCCATTCTCCCTTTCCTTATCCTTGTCCACTTTTTTCCCCATCAAAGCATCAGCGGTTGGCCACGTTTCTCGTGAACTAGCACTTTCTGATGGGGACTCACGAATTTGATCAGAATTTGATCCCCTCTCCTGAAAATTAGGAGATCCACAAGCATCTGGTGATACAAGTGATAAGGAAGTCTGAAGTCCACCTGACCTTGGCTGTTGACGAGGAGGCAGCATTCTCGGTGAGGGTTGGTGATTGAAGTGAGATCCCGAAGATGTCC
Encoded proteins:
- the LOC113782786 gene encoding OBERON-like protein; amino-acid sequence: MGTSSGSHFNHQPSPRMLPPRQQPRSGGLQTSLSLVSPDACGSPNFQERGSNSDQIRESPSESASSRETWPTADALMGKKVDKDKERENGFAEHSVVRHISSSETMTLRDLARERVDVIAERMQHLPDEFLEKFKNELRVLLEGLGGSQHREEFLFLQKLVQSRGDLTDKTLIVAHRIQLEILVAIKTGIQAFLHPSVSLSQASLIDIFLYKRCRNIACGSALPAEDCTCELCSKRNGFCNLCMCVICNKFDFEVNTCRWIGCDLCSHWTHTDCAIRNGQIGMGPSVKNGASSAEMLFRCRACSRTSELLGWVKDVFQHCAPSWERDALLRELDFVRRIFRGSEDNRGRKLLWKCEELIEKLNSGVAEPMACKAILMFFQELEGDPAKGQESEEGGRLIAPQEAFNKIADVVQEAIRKMEMVAEEKMRMVKKARLAVDACDQELKDKTREVAALQMERQRKKQQIDELESIVRLKQAEADMFELKANEARREAERLQRIALAKTEKSEEDYASRYLKQRLNEAEAEKQFLFEKIKLQESSRASQSSSGMYSKIQDLLKNM